The following proteins come from a genomic window of Achromobacter deleyi:
- a CDS encoding methyl-accepting chemotaxis protein encodes MQDSHSPSRTLRSTGGLIMLGFTVVLCLMVLLTVVGITQVNRMNGALSAINDVHGVKQRYAITFRGSVHDRSIALRDAVLANPAELRALAADIERLKRQYDEAAVPMDALFVQGAEVSDQERETLAGIKDVETRTLPVVQRLLAALERGDAAQARPLLDQARPLFVQWLAAINRMIDLEERLMKDQSDMARRVGIDFQQLMLALTGVAILLGAGLAWLIARRITRALGAEPAALKRIAQSVSAGDLASPIAVKPGDDSSILATLAGMQRNLASVVGGVRQHADAVSVVSVQLAEGNADLSARTSDEARALRQTADSMEELTGAVKRNAHEAQEAGVMAGQAMDAARQGSQTMHAVVDTMEHLSKASAQISEITSVIEGIAFQTNILALNAAVEAARAGEQGKGFAVVASEVRSLAQRSATAAKEINTLISQSADTVRQGVERVGAAGQTMDLILDSITQTTATMHGIVQASVEQTGRIEHVARVIAQLDEDTQKNAQRVEEASAGAEALREQAADLRQAVSAFRVGGAGVMAVGRIAPAGNGRLLPA; translated from the coding sequence ATGCAGGACTCCCATTCCCCCTCACGCACCCTGCGCAGCACGGGCGGCCTGATCATGCTCGGATTCACCGTGGTTCTCTGCCTGATGGTGCTGTTGACCGTGGTTGGCATTACCCAGGTGAACCGCATGAATGGCGCGCTCAGCGCGATCAACGACGTCCATGGCGTCAAGCAGCGCTACGCCATCACCTTCCGCGGCAGCGTCCATGACCGTTCCATCGCGCTGCGCGACGCCGTGCTGGCCAATCCCGCCGAGCTGCGCGCGCTGGCGGCCGACATCGAGCGCCTGAAGCGCCAGTACGACGAGGCGGCCGTGCCGATGGATGCCCTGTTCGTCCAGGGCGCCGAGGTGTCGGACCAGGAACGCGAGACGCTGGCCGGCATCAAGGACGTCGAGACGCGCACGTTGCCCGTGGTGCAGCGTCTGCTGGCGGCGCTGGAACGGGGCGACGCGGCGCAGGCGCGGCCCTTGCTGGATCAGGCCCGGCCGTTGTTCGTGCAGTGGCTGGCGGCCATCAACCGCATGATCGACCTGGAAGAGCGCCTGATGAAGGACCAGAGCGACATGGCGCGGCGCGTGGGGATCGACTTCCAGCAACTGATGCTGGCCTTGACCGGCGTGGCCATCCTGTTGGGCGCGGGCCTGGCCTGGCTGATCGCCCGCCGCATCACCCGCGCGCTGGGTGCGGAACCGGCGGCGCTCAAGCGCATCGCGCAATCGGTCAGCGCCGGCGACCTGGCCAGCCCGATCGCGGTCAAGCCGGGTGACGACAGCAGCATCCTGGCAACGCTGGCGGGGATGCAGCGCAACCTGGCCTCGGTGGTCGGCGGGGTGCGCCAGCATGCCGACGCGGTGTCGGTGGTGAGCGTGCAGCTGGCCGAAGGCAATGCCGACCTGTCGGCCCGCACCAGCGACGAGGCCCGCGCCCTGCGCCAGACGGCCGACTCGATGGAAGAACTGACTGGCGCGGTCAAGCGCAACGCACACGAGGCGCAAGAGGCCGGCGTGATGGCGGGCCAGGCCATGGACGCCGCGCGCCAGGGCAGCCAGACCATGCATGCCGTGGTCGACACCATGGAGCACCTGTCGAAGGCATCGGCGCAGATTTCCGAGATCACGTCGGTGATCGAAGGCATCGCGTTCCAGACCAACATCCTGGCGTTGAACGCCGCGGTCGAGGCGGCGCGGGCGGGCGAGCAGGGCAAGGGCTTCGCCGTGGTCGCCAGCGAAGTGCGCTCGCTGGCGCAGCGCTCGGCCACCGCGGCCAAGGAGATCAACACGCTGATCAGCCAGTCGGCCGACACCGTGCGCCAGGGCGTCGAGCGCGTCGGCGCCGCGGGGCAGACCATGGACCTGATCCTGGACTCGATCACCCAGACCACGGCGACCATGCACGGCATCGTGCAGGCCTCGGTCGAGCAGACCGGGCGCATCGAGCACGTGGCGCGGGTCATCGCGCAACTGGACGAGGACACGCAGAAGAACGCGCAACGCGTCGAGGAAGCCTCGGCCGGCGCCGAAGCGCTGCGCGAGCAGGCCGCGGACCTGCGGCAGGCGGTCTCGGCGTTCCGCGTCGGTGGCGCGGGCGTCATGGCGGTTGGGCGTATCGCGCCCGCGGGCAACGGACGGCTGTTGCCGGCCTGA